The nucleotide window GTCGGAGAAAAGGTTACTGTAACAGTGCAGCTTCCACCTTGAGAGATTGTTGGTGTAAGGCTTGTGCATGTGCCTAACTGAAGTATAAACTGACTGCTATCTCCTCCGATAATACTCATTGCACTTATATCAAGATCTGCTGTCCCTGTATTTGATATCGTAAAGGTTTGCGGTAAAGATGAACTTCCGATAGTTATACTTCCAAAATCATTAGAGGAAGGGGAAACCGATATGTTGGGGGCATCACTCACCCCTGAGCCGTATTCGAAAGCTCCCATGTCAACTTCAGTACCTGAAACCCTCGGATTTCCATCAAAATCAGTAGATGGAATCCATGGTGAAGAATTCCCTGAATCAATACATGGAGAACCAGCTTGAAGCTGGAAACCTCCATTAGTCGGGTCAGTGAATAATGGATTTAAATCAATACATCCTGTTCCAAACCATGATTGCCCAGTTCCACCTTCAATATCAGAATATACAGCTAACACCCTACCAACACCTGATTCTGATATTGCCTGAGGTGTGCTATCCCAGATTATGGCATTATAGATATGTACGTTTGTGCTACTGCTTAAGGAATAAAAATCTATACCACCGCCGTCAGCAGCAGAATTGTTATGAAATGTATCATTGTAGAAACCGGCAGTGGCTGTGCTAGTAGCAATCGAAATTCCTCCACCTACGTTAACAGCACTATTATTATGAAAGATATTATTTGCCAGGGTGATTGTCCCTGTTTCAGAATTTAGACTTAAACCACCTCCGTTTCTTCCTGCATCATTGTGATAGAAACGGTTTGCAGTCAGGGTTAATGACCCACTGCCTATCCAGGTCCATACACCTGCACCATCGGGCTCACCACCAGAGACAGAAGTAGTATTATTGCTGTAGTCATTACCTGTAAAACTTACAGAGCCGCTCTGGCAATATACAAGTGAACCACCTCCGCTGCCGTTCAAAGTGCTATTATTCGTAAATGTGTTATTTGTTAGGGTAACCGTGCCTGATAGATTT belongs to Nitrospirota bacterium and includes:
- a CDS encoding choice-of-anchor D domain-containing protein, coding for MKTKKLVWTFFVCFLVLFLAIPSIMWSATFNVSDIPQFQSALTLASSNGEDDTINVAAGTYTLTSTLTYTSTGTENHSLEIIGASSGSTILFGGNTAQILSINTVEPDADISVRYIEFQNGNSSGNGGGLNISVDSSDISVERCEFNNNSAVVTGGGASLVSNSGSVTLQYCAFNNNYAGNDGAGLSAWTDTGTISISNSSFDNNSTADTGGDDGGGASAITVSGQVTVTNNTFSNNESGDDGAGLFTYVEGEGGDITISNNTFTHNIAGLGGGGSFTRINLSGTVTLTNNTFTNNSTLNGSGGGSLVYCQSGSVSFTGNDYSNNTTSVSGGEPDGAGVWTWIGSGSLTLTANRFYHNDAGRNGGGLSLNSETGTITLANNIFHNNSAVNVGGGISIATSTATAGFYNDTFHNNSAADGGGIDFYSLSSSTNVHIYNAIIWDSTPQAISESGVGRVLAVYSDIEGGTGQSWFGTGCIDLNPLFTDPTNGGFQLQAGSPCIDSGNSSPWIPSTDFDGNPRVSGTEVDMGAFEYGSGVSDAPNISVSPSSNDFGSITIGSSSLPQTFTISNTGTADLDISAMSIIGGDSSQFILQLGTCTSLTPTISQGGSCTVTVTFSPT